From the genome of Muricauda sp. SCSIO 64092, one region includes:
- a CDS encoding glutaminyl-peptide cyclotransferase — MRIPIVLFLLTTFLVDSCGHSEKPANLFEIQLEGRKKQFQNGQNIGIAIKNKKEKDIKKVTYFLDNKELDVENGKISLDVATLGSKRLKAKVDYEERSVEVEKKVRILAKNPPEVYTYRILNTYPHDKKAFTQGLEFHGDTLFESTGNPNNASKSILRKFNFETGEIYKEIDLDKSDFGEGLTLINGKVIQLTWRSGIGYIYNQSNLEKTASFSYGKSKEGWGLCNDGKIIYKSDGTEKIWKLDPETLAEQSYIETVTNKSIFNKANELEYANGKIYANVWQKESMMIIDPKTGAIEGVINFGGLKDKVEQHASVDVLNGVAYHHGRNTFFVTGKNWNKLFEVEILKK; from the coding sequence ATGCGAATTCCTATTGTGCTCTTTTTGCTGACCACTTTCTTGGTGGATTCCTGTGGTCACTCGGAAAAACCCGCCAATCTCTTTGAAATTCAACTCGAAGGGCGAAAAAAACAGTTCCAAAACGGACAAAATATAGGAATCGCCATTAAGAACAAAAAGGAAAAGGACATCAAAAAAGTGACCTACTTTCTTGACAACAAGGAGCTGGATGTGGAAAATGGAAAAATCAGCTTGGATGTCGCCACTTTGGGGAGCAAACGCTTAAAGGCCAAAGTTGATTATGAGGAGCGCTCCGTTGAAGTGGAAAAAAAAGTACGCATTTTGGCCAAAAACCCTCCCGAGGTGTATACTTACAGGATCTTGAATACCTATCCACATGATAAAAAAGCGTTCACCCAAGGTTTGGAATTTCATGGAGATACCCTTTTTGAAAGTACAGGAAACCCCAATAATGCCTCAAAGTCCATACTTCGGAAATTCAATTTCGAAACCGGGGAAATCTATAAGGAAATCGATTTGGACAAATCGGATTTTGGAGAGGGACTGACATTGATCAATGGCAAGGTGATCCAGTTGACATGGCGCAGTGGAATAGGTTACATCTATAACCAATCCAATTTGGAGAAAACCGCAAGCTTTAGCTACGGGAAAAGTAAGGAAGGATGGGGACTGTGTAATGATGGGAAAATTATTTATAAGAGTGATGGCACCGAAAAAATCTGGAAACTGGATCCCGAGACCTTGGCGGAGCAAAGCTATATTGAAACGGTTACCAACAAATCCATATTCAATAAGGCCAATGAACTGGAATATGCCAATGGGAAAATCTATGCCAATGTCTGGCAGAAGGAAAGTATGATGATCATTGATCCAAAGACAGGAGCCATTGAAGGGGTGATCAACTTTGGCGGATTGAAGGACAAGGTGGAGCAACATGCCAGTGTGGATGTTTTAAATGGTGTTGCCTACCACCATGGACGAAACACTTTTTTTGTAACCGGAAAAAACTGGAACAAGCTTTTTGAGGTGGAAATTCTAAAAAAATAA
- a CDS encoding acyl-CoA thioesterase produces the protein MSTYTKTVRVQTHDLDSLQHVNNVRYVEWIQDISREHWESQVKKSLQGELIWVVRNHNITYHGSAVLNDRIEISTKVEAWRGPISVRKVEMRDNKTKKLLVMASTEWCALHPKTLKPVRVPEEVQQLFTNNG, from the coding sequence ATGTCCACCTACACTAAAACCGTAAGGGTTCAAACCCATGATTTGGATTCCCTGCAGCACGTAAACAATGTGCGCTACGTGGAGTGGATACAGGATATCTCCAGGGAACATTGGGAAAGCCAGGTCAAGAAAAGCCTCCAGGGAGAATTAATATGGGTGGTCCGAAACCACAACATTACCTATCACGGAAGTGCCGTTCTCAACGACCGTATTGAAATCAGCACCAAAGTTGAAGCGTGGAGAGGCCCTATTTCCGTTCGTAAAGTGGAAATGAGGGACAATAAAACCAAGAAATTATTGGTTATGGCTAGTACGGAATGGTGTGCCCTGCATCCCAAAACCCTAAAACCCGTACGGGTCCCGGAAGAAGTACAACAGCTTTTCACGAACAACGGATGA
- a CDS encoding LytR/AlgR family response regulator transcription factor: MEHSYAIIDTNAASNLQLQLQLQEYNDFYHLGTVSTAEDGLNLILKMLPDLVIVNLSQNANLLFQMIMQLHQFLDKIPVLIAVSQTKSYAYDAIKGGFFDYWLLPHNEFEIRKTIFKLRKQIPKEHPPTTLCLKTYNDYQYLDTNDILYLKADNNSTDFFMRNGQKISAYKTLKTFESALPKNFVRIHQSYILNIKFISRINYGKNTCSLKNSKSTLPFSKTYRRKIDELKTLLSKNAINTFN; this comes from the coding sequence ATGGAACACTCTTACGCCATTATAGATACAAACGCTGCCTCAAATCTGCAGCTGCAATTGCAGTTGCAGGAGTACAATGATTTCTACCATTTGGGCACGGTCAGCACCGCAGAGGATGGGTTGAACCTTATCCTTAAAATGCTGCCCGATTTGGTCATTGTAAACCTTTCCCAAAATGCCAACCTCCTCTTCCAAATGATTATGCAGCTACATCAATTCTTGGATAAAATTCCGGTATTGATAGCCGTCTCCCAGACCAAGTCCTACGCCTATGATGCCATAAAAGGGGGCTTTTTTGATTATTGGTTGCTGCCCCACAACGAATTTGAGATACGCAAGACCATTTTTAAGCTCCGAAAGCAAATTCCCAAGGAACATCCGCCCACCACACTCTGCCTAAAAACGTATAACGATTACCAATATTTGGACACCAATGATATCCTATACCTGAAGGCAGACAACAACTCCACGGATTTCTTTATGCGAAACGGTCAAAAAATCAGCGCATACAAGACCTTGAAGACCTTTGAATCCGCTTTGCCCAAAAACTTTGTGCGCATACACCAAAGTTATATCCTTAATATTAAGTTTATCTCCAGGATAAACTATGGTAAGAACACCTGTTCCCTAAAGAACAGCAAAAGTACCTTACCCTTTTCCAAAACCTATCGAAGGAAAATCGATGAGCTAAAAACATTGCTCTCCAAAAACGCGATTAATACCTTTAATTAA
- a CDS encoding sensor histidine kinase translates to MRPTILILLLILAYVACNTPVSDSTTVGNATVTDSVNVWLNWVSDSAALTKPQKSNLLQKAYVLSLKSSDKVYKTESLAKISYQSLLINDSLNFRAANAELLEAAKAIGDHKAHGLAHWDLADFHKNKTPDSAYYQYREAYIQFSRADLEGTHRDYPARMLYAMANVKEKSKDYVGAEQDAIKAIALFKEFDSKEYLFNSYDLLGIIQNGLEKFDKALEYHLKSQTYIKSIAPNKRYEFRIRTTNNIASTYLRSKNYGKASEMFNYLKQEDSLYSKNPKLYSRVLASSAYSDFKNGSTDYTNLLDQITKSTTILDSLDNRYVQARNHQFIAEILASRGDSVQAVQSGLRAIEIAKETQNNDRLLSSLKLLTTLDKRNSAAHAKAYFNLSEKLHLEERAIQDKFARIQMETDQIIEKNESLAKRTQLLAGISIGLLIVCIGIFIIISQRISNQRLKFNQKQQESNQEIYSLMLAQHGKMEEGKKSEQKRVSEELHDGILGQMLGIRLVLSGLNERDDPSAIEQRAELIVKLQELEEEIRTISHELSAAAYKKVHNFILSIKDLVKTVQQSSDIAIHFEYADTFDWDGLDSDIKINTYRITQELLQNSVKHAKCKNIRVAFLKNKNLLHLTIQDDGIGFGKSKGKRGIGLKNINSRVEKMGATFAIESESSMGTTVNIKIPNIDLKQRHPKPKTIRTTVADAQFIDKG, encoded by the coding sequence ATGAGGCCAACCATACTGATTCTTCTACTAATCCTTGCGTATGTTGCGTGCAATACTCCCGTTTCCGATAGTACCACGGTTGGGAATGCAACGGTTACCGATAGTGTAAACGTCTGGCTCAACTGGGTATCGGACAGCGCGGCTTTGACCAAGCCCCAGAAATCCAATTTGCTCCAAAAGGCCTATGTCCTGAGTTTAAAAAGTTCGGATAAGGTCTACAAAACCGAATCCCTGGCCAAAATCTCGTATCAAAGTCTCCTTATCAATGATTCCCTCAATTTTAGGGCGGCCAATGCCGAATTGCTGGAAGCGGCAAAAGCAATTGGGGATCACAAGGCCCATGGCCTGGCCCATTGGGATTTGGCGGACTTCCACAAAAACAAAACCCCGGACAGTGCCTATTACCAGTATCGGGAAGCCTATATCCAGTTCTCCAGGGCCGATCTGGAAGGGACCCACAGGGACTACCCCGCCCGGATGCTGTACGCCATGGCTAACGTTAAGGAAAAAAGCAAGGATTATGTGGGGGCGGAGCAAGATGCCATAAAGGCCATTGCACTGTTTAAGGAATTCGACTCCAAGGAATACCTATTCAATAGTTACGACCTGCTGGGTATTATCCAAAACGGATTGGAAAAATTTGACAAGGCCCTGGAATACCACCTAAAGTCACAGACCTATATCAAATCCATCGCACCCAATAAGCGTTATGAATTTAGGATACGGACTACCAATAACATTGCTTCCACCTACTTAAGAAGCAAGAATTATGGGAAAGCTTCGGAAATGTTCAATTATTTAAAACAGGAAGACAGTCTATATTCTAAAAACCCGAAGCTCTATTCCCGAGTGTTGGCCAGCAGTGCCTATAGTGATTTTAAGAACGGTAGTACCGATTACACGAACCTTCTTGATCAAATCACCAAATCCACCACCATTCTGGACAGTTTGGATAACCGCTATGTCCAGGCCAGAAACCATCAATTTATAGCGGAAATTCTGGCAAGCCGGGGAGATTCGGTCCAAGCGGTACAAAGCGGGTTGCGGGCCATAGAAATTGCCAAAGAGACCCAAAACAACGACCGTTTGTTGAGTTCCCTTAAATTGCTGACCACCCTGGACAAACGAAACAGTGCCGCCCATGCCAAGGCCTATTTTAATCTCAGCGAGAAACTTCACCTGGAGGAGCGGGCCATACAGGATAAATTTGCGCGCATCCAAATGGAGACCGATCAAATCATCGAAAAAAACGAATCGCTGGCCAAGCGAACACAGCTATTGGCTGGGATTTCCATTGGGCTTTTGATCGTTTGCATCGGGATTTTTATCATCATTTCCCAACGGATCAGTAACCAGCGGTTAAAGTTCAACCAAAAACAACAGGAGAGCAATCAAGAAATCTACAGTCTTATGCTGGCCCAGCACGGTAAAATGGAAGAGGGCAAAAAATCCGAACAAAAAAGGGTTTCCGAAGAACTCCACGACGGAATTTTGGGCCAAATGCTGGGCATACGACTGGTCCTAAGCGGATTGAACGAACGCGACGATCCCTCTGCCATTGAACAACGTGCGGAACTCATCGTAAAACTTCAGGAATTGGAAGAGGAAATCAGGACCATTTCCCATGAGCTCAGTGCGGCGGCCTACAAAAAGGTGCACAATTTTATTCTTTCCATAAAGGATTTGGTAAAAACGGTACAACAATCCTCCGATATCGCCATACACTTTGAATATGCGGATACCTTTGACTGGGATGGCCTGGATAGTGACATTAAAATCAATACCTATAGAATTACCCAGGAATTGTTACAGAACTCCGTAAAACATGCCAAATGCAAAAACATTAGGGTGGCTTTCCTGAAAAACAAAAATTTACTACATTTAACAATACAGGACGATGGAATCGGTTTTGGAAAGTCCAAAGGGAAAAGAGGTATTGGGCTAAAAAATATTAATTCACGTGTTGAAAAGATGGGGGCAACGTTTGCTATTGAGAGCGAATCTTCAATGGGAACGACGGTCAATATCAAAATCCCGAACATCGATTTAAAACAACGTCATCCAAAACCCAAAACCATACGTACCACTGTTGCAGATGCACAATTCATAGATAAGGGATGA
- a CDS encoding histidine kinase, protein MKTLRILAVDDHEMTMLGYKFILERIVFDDHNIIVDTANTYEGGKQKIEESLHSFKYDIIFLDVQLFPPNEEQPNNGEDLGILARKLVPESKIIFMSSFSDNYRINSILKSVDPDGYMVKTDIDPKSLEQAVKTVTTQPPYYSSKALGAIRKKMSNDITLDENDKKILYHLSIGTKTKDLEKHIELSSSSIENRKRHLKSLFGTEKENDLALILAAKNRGFI, encoded by the coding sequence ATGAAAACACTTAGGATTTTAGCAGTTGACGATCATGAAATGACCATGTTGGGTTATAAGTTCATTTTGGAGCGGATTGTTTTTGATGACCACAATATTATTGTGGATACGGCCAATACCTATGAAGGTGGAAAGCAAAAGATAGAGGAATCACTCCATTCCTTTAAATACGATATTATATTTCTTGATGTGCAACTGTTTCCTCCCAATGAGGAACAACCCAACAATGGTGAGGACCTGGGAATTTTGGCCAGAAAACTGGTTCCGGAATCCAAGATCATCTTCATGTCTTCCTTTAGTGACAACTATCGCATAAACAGTATCCTGAAATCGGTGGACCCGGATGGATACATGGTAAAGACGGATATTGACCCCAAATCCCTGGAGCAGGCCGTTAAAACAGTGACCACCCAACCGCCGTACTATTCTTCCAAAGCCCTGGGGGCCATCCGCAAAAAAATGTCCAATGATATTACATTGGACGAAAACGATAAAAAAATTCTCTACCACCTGTCCATTGGTACCAAAACCAAGGATTTGGAGAAACATATAGAACTTTCCTCCTCCTCCATTGAAAATAGAAAGCGACATTTAAAATCCCTTTTTGGTACCGAAAAGGAAAACGACCTTGCTTTGATTCTTGCAGCCAAGAACAGGGGTTTTATATAG
- the glyA gene encoding serine hydroxymethyltransferase, whose product MQRDEQIFELIQRERQRQTRGIELIASENFTSPQVMEAAGSVLTNKYAEGYPGKRYYGGCEVVDEVEELAITRAKTLFGAVYANVQPHSGSQANAAVYHACLQPGDTILGFDLSHGGHLTHGSPVNFSGKLYRPVFYGVDEETGTLDYDGIQEIADREKPKLIIAGASAYSRDMDFKRFREIADSVNALLLADISHPSGLIAKGILNDPMPHCHIVTTTTHKTLRGPRGGLILMGENFENPFGIRLKNGNLRKMSGLLDLAVFPGNQGGPLEHIIAAKAIAFGEALEDHFLHYMIQVKKNAEALSSALVNRGYKVISGGTDNHMVLIDLRNKGITGKDAEKALERADITANKNMVPFDDKSPFITSGIRLGTPAVTTRGLKEQDMETIVSFIDRVVNEPDDEEGISKIKDAINEMMSPRPLFQYQELGKKSYSQ is encoded by the coding sequence ATGCAACGAGACGAGCAGATATTTGAACTTATCCAAAGGGAAAGACAACGACAGACCAGGGGAATTGAACTGATAGCTTCGGAAAATTTTACCAGCCCACAAGTTATGGAGGCGGCGGGGTCGGTTTTAACGAACAAATATGCCGAGGGTTATCCCGGAAAGCGCTATTATGGTGGCTGTGAAGTAGTGGATGAAGTTGAGGAATTGGCCATAACACGGGCCAAAACACTTTTTGGGGCCGTTTATGCCAATGTGCAACCGCACTCCGGTTCCCAGGCCAATGCTGCCGTATACCATGCCTGTTTGCAGCCCGGGGATACCATTTTGGGCTTTGATCTGTCCCATGGTGGCCATCTCACCCATGGTTCGCCCGTAAATTTTTCGGGGAAATTGTACCGTCCTGTTTTTTACGGTGTGGATGAGGAAACGGGAACGCTTGATTATGATGGGATCCAGGAAATTGCGGATCGCGAAAAACCTAAATTGATCATTGCCGGTGCCTCCGCCTATAGTCGGGATATGGATTTTAAGCGATTTCGGGAGATTGCGGATAGTGTGAATGCACTGCTGTTGGCGGATATTTCCCATCCATCCGGACTCATTGCCAAAGGCATTCTTAATGATCCCATGCCGCATTGCCATATCGTTACCACAACCACCCATAAAACCCTTCGCGGCCCTAGGGGAGGCCTCATTTTAATGGGCGAGAATTTTGAAAATCCCTTCGGGATACGATTAAAGAACGGGAATCTTAGAAAAATGTCGGGACTTTTGGATTTGGCCGTGTTTCCCGGAAATCAAGGCGGACCCCTGGAACACATTATTGCCGCAAAGGCAATAGCTTTTGGCGAAGCATTGGAGGACCATTTTTTGCATTATATGATCCAGGTCAAGAAAAATGCGGAGGCCTTGTCCAGTGCCTTGGTGAACCGGGGCTATAAAGTAATATCCGGCGGAACCGATAACCATATGGTGTTGATTGATCTGCGGAACAAGGGAATTACTGGAAAGGATGCCGAAAAAGCATTGGAACGGGCAGATATTACCGCCAATAAGAATATGGTCCCTTTTGACGATAAATCCCCTTTTATCACTTCAGGGATTCGATTGGGAACCCCGGCCGTTACCACACGGGGCTTGAAAGAACAGGATATGGAAACCATCGTCTCCTTTATCGATCGGGTGGTCAATGAACCCGATGATGAAGAGGGCATTTCCAAAATAAAGGACGCCATTAATGAAATGATGTCCCCAAGGCCTTTATTTCAATATCAAGAACTGGGCAAAAAAAGCTATTCCCAGTAG
- the ytxJ gene encoding bacillithiol system redox-active protein YtxJ has product MGLFGGLFKGGKNDVKEEEGGLPWIALNDREQLNEIKERSKEKPQLIFKHSTTCGISRMVLGMFTGNYPFNERNADLYFLDLHAHRDVSNAVAASFQVVHQSPQLLVVKNGAVVFHTSHGAITEVDLERFL; this is encoded by the coding sequence ATGGGATTATTTGGAGGTTTATTTAAGGGGGGTAAAAACGATGTAAAGGAAGAAGAGGGGGGACTACCCTGGATTGCCCTGAACGATCGGGAACAACTCAATGAAATTAAGGAACGTTCCAAGGAAAAACCACAACTGATCTTTAAACATTCCACTACTTGCGGCATCAGCAGAATGGTGTTGGGGATGTTCACCGGAAACTATCCTTTTAACGAAAGGAATGCTGATCTGTACTTTTTGGATTTGCATGCCCATAGGGATGTTTCCAATGCGGTTGCCGCCAGCTTTCAGGTAGTGCACCAATCCCCACAGTTATTGGTGGTAAAAAATGGGGCCGTCGTTTTTCATACCTCGCATGGGGCAATTACTGAGGTGGACCTGGAACGGTTCCTATAA
- the clpB gene encoding ATP-dependent chaperone ClpB: MNFNNFTIKSQEAIQQAQQIAQGYGHQQIENEHLFKAIAEVDQNVLPFLLKKLDVNNNLVNQVIDKELENFPKVSGGEIMVSREAGKSLNEASIIAKKMEDEYVSIEHLLLAIFKSKSKIAQILKDNGVSEKGLTAAITELRKGGNVTSQSAEDTYNSLQKYARNLNELADSGKLDPVIGRDEEIRRVLQILSRRTKNNPMLVGEPGVGKTAIAEGLAHRIVQGDVPENLKEKTIYSLDMGALIAGAKYKGEFEERLKSVIKEVTTSDGSIVLFIDEIHTLVGAGGGQGAMDAANILKPALARGELRAIGATTLDEYQKYFEKDKALERRFQKVVVDEPDTESAISILRGIKEKYEAHHKVRIMDEAVISAVELSQRYITNRFLPDKAIDLMDEAASKLRMEINSKPEELDALDRKIMQLEIEIEAIKRENDETKLKSLNLELANLKEERNEIFAQWEGEKSVVDTIQKTKQDIENYKLEAERAERNGDYGKVAELRYGKIKEAQESLEKLQQELKAQQTAGTLIKEEVTNEDIAEVVAKWTGIPVTKMLQSERDKLLQLESVLHQRVVGQEEAIEAVSDAIRRSRAGLQDVKKPIGSFLFLGTTGVGKTELAKTLAAYLFDDENAMTRIDMSEYQERHAVSRLVGAPPGYVGYDEGGQLTEAVRRRPYSVVLLDEIEKAHPDTFNILLQVLDEGRLTDNKGRVADFKNAIIIMTSNMGSHIIQEKFENSNDIYSATEAARIEVLGLLRKTIRPEFLNRIDDIIMFTPLSKKDITKIVGLQLEQLKKRLSTQNITLDATEEAVQYLSQKGYDPQYGARPIKRLIQKEVLNKLSKELLKGTIKSESIILLDSFDDGLVFRNQSEVAV; encoded by the coding sequence ATGAACTTCAACAACTTCACTATAAAATCACAGGAAGCCATACAACAGGCGCAACAGATTGCGCAAGGATATGGTCACCAACAAATAGAAAATGAACACCTGTTCAAGGCCATTGCCGAGGTGGACCAGAATGTCCTGCCCTTTTTGCTTAAAAAATTGGATGTCAACAACAATTTGGTCAATCAGGTAATCGACAAGGAATTGGAGAATTTCCCCAAAGTCTCGGGAGGGGAAATCATGGTATCCCGCGAAGCCGGTAAATCCCTTAATGAAGCCAGTATTATTGCGAAAAAAATGGAAGATGAGTATGTGTCCATTGAACACTTGTTACTTGCCATTTTTAAATCGAAAAGTAAAATCGCCCAGATACTAAAGGACAATGGGGTCTCGGAAAAAGGACTGACGGCGGCAATAACCGAACTCCGGAAAGGCGGTAACGTAACCTCCCAAAGCGCCGAAGACACCTATAATTCGCTTCAGAAGTATGCACGCAACCTCAATGAATTGGCCGACTCCGGAAAGTTGGACCCCGTTATTGGCCGGGATGAGGAGATCAGACGGGTACTACAAATCCTATCCAGGAGAACAAAAAACAATCCCATGCTGGTAGGAGAACCTGGAGTGGGTAAAACCGCAATAGCAGAAGGTTTGGCCCATCGAATAGTACAGGGGGACGTTCCCGAAAACCTAAAGGAAAAAACCATTTATTCCCTGGATATGGGTGCTTTGATAGCGGGCGCCAAATACAAGGGTGAATTTGAGGAGCGTTTAAAATCAGTCATTAAAGAGGTTACCACTTCGGATGGATCCATAGTATTGTTTATTGATGAAATTCACACTTTGGTCGGGGCCGGAGGTGGCCAAGGGGCCATGGATGCGGCAAACATCTTAAAACCTGCGCTTGCCAGGGGCGAGTTAAGGGCGATTGGGGCCACAACCTTGGATGAATACCAGAAATATTTTGAAAAGGACAAGGCGTTGGAAAGAAGGTTTCAAAAAGTAGTGGTGGATGAGCCCGATACCGAAAGTGCCATTTCCATTCTTAGGGGTATCAAGGAGAAATACGAAGCCCACCACAAGGTACGTATTATGGATGAAGCGGTCATTTCGGCCGTGGAACTGTCCCAGCGGTACATCACCAATCGGTTTTTACCGGATAAGGCCATTGATTTGATGGACGAAGCGGCATCCAAACTCCGTATGGAAATCAATTCAAAGCCCGAGGAATTGGATGCGCTTGACCGAAAAATCATGCAGTTGGAAATTGAAATTGAAGCCATAAAGCGGGAGAACGATGAAACCAAGCTTAAATCCTTAAATCTGGAATTGGCAAACCTTAAAGAGGAGCGAAATGAAATCTTCGCACAGTGGGAAGGTGAAAAGTCCGTTGTGGATACCATCCAAAAGACCAAACAGGATATTGAGAACTATAAATTGGAGGCCGAGCGGGCAGAACGCAATGGGGACTACGGAAAAGTAGCCGAACTTCGCTATGGAAAAATAAAGGAAGCGCAAGAGTCCCTGGAAAAATTACAACAAGAACTTAAAGCGCAACAAACCGCAGGAACCCTGATCAAAGAAGAGGTGACCAACGAGGATATTGCGGAAGTAGTGGCCAAATGGACCGGAATTCCCGTTACCAAAATGTTACAAAGTGAACGGGACAAACTATTGCAACTGGAATCCGTACTGCACCAACGGGTGGTTGGCCAGGAGGAGGCCATTGAAGCCGTTTCCGATGCCATTCGCAGAAGTAGGGCCGGCCTCCAGGATGTCAAAAAACCTATTGGCTCCTTTCTCTTTCTGGGAACCACGGGAGTGGGAAAAACGGAATTGGCAAAAACCCTGGCAGCTTATTTATTTGATGATGAAAATGCGATGACCCGTATTGATATGAGTGAATACCAAGAACGGCACGCTGTAAGTAGATTGGTGGGTGCGCCCCCGGGATATGTAGGATACGATGAAGGTGGACAATTGACCGAAGCGGTTAGAAGAAGACCCTATTCGGTGGTCTTACTGGATGAAATTGAAAAAGCACATCCTGACACTTTTAACATTCTACTCCAGGTTTTGGACGAAGGAAGGTTAACCGACAATAAAGGTCGCGTAGCCGATTTTAAAAACGCCATCATTATCATGACGAGTAATATGGGAAGCCATATCATCCAGGAGAAGTTCGAAAACTCCAATGATATTTACAGTGCCACGGAAGCTGCTCGTATTGAGGTTTTGGGGCTTTTACGGAAAACCATACGCCCTGAGTTTTTGAACCGGATCGATGACATCATCATGTTCACCCCATTGAGCAAAAAGGATATCACAAAAATTGTTGGTCTACAGTTGGAACAATTAAAAAAGCGACTGTCCACACAAAATATCACTTTGGATGCTACCGAAGAGGCCGTACAGTATTTGTCCCAAAAAGGATACGACCCCCAATATGGAGCACGCCCCATTAAAAGGTTGATTCAGAAGGAAGTCCTCAATAAACTCTCCAAAGAACTTTTAAAGGGAACCATTAAAAGTGAAAGCATCATTCTTCTGGACTCGTTTGATGACGGTTTGGTCTTTAGAAATCAAAGTGAGGTTGCGGTTTAA
- a CDS encoding TetR/AcrR family transcriptional regulator: MSSKAERTTKYIIETVAPIFTKHGYVGTSMSHLTEATGLTKGAIYGNFENKEALALSAFEYNRNQLLTKFDELLSVEGSAMDKIHSLLGFYRQYDVFTMPMGGCPILSVGVDAQNNNKLLVAACHETLNELEGKIALVLENGVKAGEIKIPVPPLQFAKQLYTMLSGAVAMATMTKDRKYLVNTVAYLIHLVDNEVK; the protein is encoded by the coding sequence ATGTCCTCAAAAGCCGAACGGACCACAAAATATATCATAGAGACGGTAGCCCCTATTTTTACCAAACACGGTTATGTAGGTACCAGTATGAGTCATTTGACCGAAGCCACCGGCCTCACCAAAGGGGCAATCTATGGGAACTTTGAGAACAAGGAGGCATTGGCCCTCTCCGCTTTTGAATATAACAGAAACCAATTGCTCACCAAATTTGATGAACTCCTATCAGTAGAGGGAAGTGCCATGGACAAAATCCACTCCCTACTGGGTTTCTATAGACAGTATGATGTATTTACCATGCCCATGGGGGGCTGTCCTATATTGAGCGTGGGGGTGGACGCGCAAAACAACAACAAATTGTTGGTGGCCGCCTGTCACGAAACGCTCAATGAACTGGAAGGGAAAATTGCGCTGGTTTTGGAAAATGGTGTAAAAGCGGGTGAAATCAAAATTCCTGTTCCTCCCCTTCAATTTGCGAAACAACTGTACACCATGCTCAGTGGGGCCGTTGCCATGGCCACAATGACCAAGGACCGAAAATATTTGGTCAACACTGTGGCGTATTTAATCCATTTGGTGGACAACGAAGTAAAATAG